From one Portunus trituberculatus isolate SZX2019 chromosome 30, ASM1759143v1, whole genome shotgun sequence genomic stretch:
- the LOC123510999 gene encoding uncharacterized protein LOC123510999, with the protein MQDSMGNYLIALPLLFLLCHSILSLGRQDLPGPPQVYPSSAFVVRTPHRLIGVAPFTFSFSGNPSRRCELLRMAFRPMAALKTLPKPKNIKQLLQCSNDKCRALANPFWVTRDSDGKLVCNICEVAVSVAENTEDTSLSHNLLSGTDVHCLVGSGQPRIRPRLVFVLDGALLDVRTCIHRWAAATHGVPDVEVLCHETRTCRLYSDGKIQEEAMEGRGSLGTVVDRAWTAVAARGGRVVFISGQEGRTMKADVLDALVVAASQVTLNVVCVSGQAVGMNPLLQPLVMHHQAQNGGSTRLVERSRDVLKLVQSGIFLFRGVMAHGRVRWTPGVEVVRVEGRGVTSCFHPDTDSFSMACVDPERQLEFRLRVDPDKVFSRHRLSDPEDNNVYFQLQMLYTNPEGNTALCVFNRMFSIDDGQ; encoded by the coding sequence ATGCAGGACTCCATGGGGAACTACTTAATCGCACTTcctttgttgttcttgctgtgtCACTCCATCCTGAGTCTCGGAAGGCAGGACCTGCCAGGTCCACCTCAGGTGTATCCCAGCAGTGCATTCGTGGTGCGGACTCCTCACAGGTTGATTGGAGTGGCACCATTCACTTTTAGCTTTTCTGGCAATCCCTCCCGACGCTGCGAACTCTTAAGAATGGCATTTAGGCCAATGGCTGCTTTAAAGACTTTGCCAAAGCCTAAGAACATCAAACAACTCCTGCAGTGTTCAAACGACAAGTGCCGAGCGCTGGCCAACCCGTTCTGGGTGACGAGAGACAGTGACGGGAAGCTGGTGTGCAACATCTGCGAGGTTGCCGTCTCTGTGGCTGAAAACACTGAAGACACTTCTCTGAGCCACAACTTGTTGTCCGGGACGGACGTGCACTGCCTGGTGGGTAGCGGCCAGCCTCGTATCCGGCCCAGGCTGGTGTTTGTGCTGGACGGCGCACTCCTTGACGTGCGGACCTGCATCCACAGATGGGCCGCTGCCACGCACGGCGTGCCGGACGTCGAGGTTCTATGTCACGAAACCCGCACCTGCCGGCTTTATTCAGACGGAAAGATTCAGGAAGAAGCAATGGAAGGGCGTGGCTCTCTGGGCACCGTGGTGGACCGTGCTTGGACGGCGGTGGCTGCTCGTGGCGGGAGGGTGGTGTTCATCAGCGGCCAAGAGGGGCGTACGATGAAGGCAGACGTCTTGGAtgcgctggtggtggcggcgtctCAGGTCACGTTGAACGTAGTTTGTGTCAGCGGGCAGGCGGTGGGCATGAACCCGCTGCTGCAGCCCCTGGTAATGCACCACCAGGCTCAGAACGGAGGCTCCACGCGACTGGTGGAGCGCTCCAGGGACGTGCTCAAGCTGGTACAGTCTGGGATCTTTCTTTTCCGAGGGGTGATGGCGCACGGGAGGGTGAGGTGGACGCCGGGCGTTGAGGTGGTGAGGGTTGAGGGGAGGGGGGTCACTTCCTGCTTCCATCCAGACACTGATTCTTTCTCCATGGCGTGCGTGGACCCTGAGAGGCAGCTGGAGTTCAGGCTCAGAGTGGATCCAGACAAGGTATTCTCCCGTCATCGCCTCTCCGATCCCGAGGACAACAACGTGTATTTTCAGCTGCAGATGCTGTACACCAACCCCGAGGGTAATACGGCGCTGTGTGTCTTCAACAGAATGTTCAGCATCGATGACGGGCAGTGA
- the LOC123510998 gene encoding protein ABHD18-like isoform X1 → MVSRVDQIYRSILLTKFFVRGWGKPENLRRIFAFRKILSNRETCQHLVDKTHPVSITKEVDNGDHTVLEAEFISPFVDQLPGLLPKESETAKFQVVLPKVWRTPHLKPTCLHLAGTGDHGFWRRKMLMAKPLIDDYGIASVILENPFYGCRKPKDQLRSSLHNVSDLFVMGGCLVLESLVIFHWCERQGLGPLGITGISMGGHMASLAATNWPKPLPLVPCLSWTTASGVFTQGVLSGAINWEMLKNQYFSSEVFREELFNMIQSPEGHFPVYHEVGQHFARDFPKSLSHVQQLMDDHKENTPKKEYRQPREQEQESMAPQRVASGGIGLSLSLPKFNIFNAFGLSGSSRQQQKENVLVGYRKAKSQVFRSDFTPVGIRPKQAVNTPEVKFEPYMPVKDALTWEALQFMRGVMDECTHLGNFSIPVDPTLVIIVAAKNDGYMPRNGIIPLTDLWPGSEMRTLKTGHVAAYLFNHQMFRKAIKDSFDRVIDKYYT, encoded by the exons ATGGTGAGCCGGGTAGATCAGATTTACCGGAGTATCCTCCTCACCAAGTTCTTTGTGCGGGGTTGGGGAAAGCCAGAAAACCTTCGAAGGATATTTGCTTTTCGTAAAATCCTTTCCAATCGAGAGACATGCCAGCACCTGGTGGACAAGACTCACCCTGTCTCCATCACCAAG GAGGTGGACAACGGAGACCACACGGTGTTGGAGGCAGAGTTCATATCCCCCTTTGTGGATCAGCTGCCTGGCCTGCTGCCCAAGGAGTCAGAGACAGCCAAGTTCCAGGTAGTGCTGCCCAAGGTGTGGCGCACACCTCACCTCAAGCCTACCTGCCTTCACCTGGCTGGCACTGGGGACCAT GGATTTTGGCGCCGGAAGATGTTGATGGCCAAACCTTTAATAGATGATTATGGCATTGCTTCAGTCATACTAGAAAACCCCTTTTATGGCTGCAGGAAACCGAAGGACCAATT GCGGTCCAGCCTCCACAATGTGTCTGACCTGTTTGTGATGGGAGGGTGTCTGGTGTTAGAGAGTCTGGTCATCTTCCACTGGTGTGAGCGGCAAGGCTTGGGTCCACTTGGCATCACAGGCATATCCATGGGAGGCCAT ATGGCCTCTCTGGCAGCCACCAATTGGCCCAAACCTCTGCCGCTGGTTCCCTGCTTGTCGTGGACCACAGCATCAGGAGTGTTCACCCAG GGTGTGCTGAGTGGAGCCATCAATTGGGAAATGTTGAAGAACCAGTACTTCTCCAGTGAGGTGTTCAGAGAGGAGCTGTTCAACATGATTCAGTCTCCAGAAGGG CACTTCCCTGTCTACCATGAGGTTGGACAGCATTTTGCCCGAGATTTCCCCAAGAGCCTATCCCACGTGCAGCAGCTGATGGATGACCACAAGGAGAACACTCCCAAGAAGGAGTACCGTCAGCCCcgggaacaggaacaggagtcTATGGCACCACAGAGAGTGGCTTCAGGGGGAATAGGACTGAGTCTGTCCCTTCCCAAGTTTAACATCTTCAATGCCTTTGGTCTGTCTGGCTCGAGCCGTCAGCAGCAGAAAGAGAATGTTCTGGTGGGCTACCGGAAGGCCAAGTCGCAAGTTTTCCGGTCAGACTTCACCCCTGTGGGCATCAGACCCAAGCAGGCTGTCAACACACCAGAGGTGAAGTTTGAGCCGTACATGCCGGTGAAGGACGCTCTCACCTGGGAAGCTCTGCAGTTCATGCGTGGTGTCATGGACGAGTGTACACACCTGGGTAACTTCAGCATCCCTGTTGATCCCACTCTCGTCATCATCGTGGCAGCTAAGAATGATGG GTACATGCCCCGCAATGGCATCATTCCCCTGACAGACCTGTGGCCAGGGAGTGAGATGAGAACCCTGAAGACTGGACATGTTGCTGCCTACCTCTTCAACCACCAGATGTTCAG GAAGGCCATCAAGGACTCATTTGATAGAGTTATAGATAAATATTACACCTGA
- the LOC123510998 gene encoding protein ABHD18-like isoform X3 has product MVSRVDQIYRSILLTKFFVRGWGKPENLRRIFAFRKILSNRETCQHLVDKTHPVSITKEVDNGDHTVLEAEFISPFVDQLPGLLPKESETAKFQVVLPKVWRTPHLKPTCLHLAGTGDHGFWRRKMLMAKPLIDDYGIASVILENPFYGCRKPKDQLRSSLHNVSDLFVMGGCLVLESLVIFHWCERQGLGPLGITGISMGGHGVLSGAINWEMLKNQYFSSEVFREELFNMIQSPEGHFPVYHEVGQHFARDFPKSLSHVQQLMDDHKENTPKKEYRQPREQEQESMAPQRVASGGIGLSLSLPKFNIFNAFGLSGSSRQQQKENVLVGYRKAKSQVFRSDFTPVGIRPKQAVNTPEVKFEPYMPVKDALTWEALQFMRGVMDECTHLGNFSIPVDPTLVIIVAAKNDGYMPRNGIIPLTDLWPGSEMRTLKTGHVAAYLFNHQMFRKAIKDSFDRVIDKYYT; this is encoded by the exons ATGGTGAGCCGGGTAGATCAGATTTACCGGAGTATCCTCCTCACCAAGTTCTTTGTGCGGGGTTGGGGAAAGCCAGAAAACCTTCGAAGGATATTTGCTTTTCGTAAAATCCTTTCCAATCGAGAGACATGCCAGCACCTGGTGGACAAGACTCACCCTGTCTCCATCACCAAG GAGGTGGACAACGGAGACCACACGGTGTTGGAGGCAGAGTTCATATCCCCCTTTGTGGATCAGCTGCCTGGCCTGCTGCCCAAGGAGTCAGAGACAGCCAAGTTCCAGGTAGTGCTGCCCAAGGTGTGGCGCACACCTCACCTCAAGCCTACCTGCCTTCACCTGGCTGGCACTGGGGACCAT GGATTTTGGCGCCGGAAGATGTTGATGGCCAAACCTTTAATAGATGATTATGGCATTGCTTCAGTCATACTAGAAAACCCCTTTTATGGCTGCAGGAAACCGAAGGACCAATT GCGGTCCAGCCTCCACAATGTGTCTGACCTGTTTGTGATGGGAGGGTGTCTGGTGTTAGAGAGTCTGGTCATCTTCCACTGGTGTGAGCGGCAAGGCTTGGGTCCACTTGGCATCACAGGCATATCCATGGGAGGCCAT GGTGTGCTGAGTGGAGCCATCAATTGGGAAATGTTGAAGAACCAGTACTTCTCCAGTGAGGTGTTCAGAGAGGAGCTGTTCAACATGATTCAGTCTCCAGAAGGG CACTTCCCTGTCTACCATGAGGTTGGACAGCATTTTGCCCGAGATTTCCCCAAGAGCCTATCCCACGTGCAGCAGCTGATGGATGACCACAAGGAGAACACTCCCAAGAAGGAGTACCGTCAGCCCcgggaacaggaacaggagtcTATGGCACCACAGAGAGTGGCTTCAGGGGGAATAGGACTGAGTCTGTCCCTTCCCAAGTTTAACATCTTCAATGCCTTTGGTCTGTCTGGCTCGAGCCGTCAGCAGCAGAAAGAGAATGTTCTGGTGGGCTACCGGAAGGCCAAGTCGCAAGTTTTCCGGTCAGACTTCACCCCTGTGGGCATCAGACCCAAGCAGGCTGTCAACACACCAGAGGTGAAGTTTGAGCCGTACATGCCGGTGAAGGACGCTCTCACCTGGGAAGCTCTGCAGTTCATGCGTGGTGTCATGGACGAGTGTACACACCTGGGTAACTTCAGCATCCCTGTTGATCCCACTCTCGTCATCATCGTGGCAGCTAAGAATGATGG GTACATGCCCCGCAATGGCATCATTCCCCTGACAGACCTGTGGCCAGGGAGTGAGATGAGAACCCTGAAGACTGGACATGTTGCTGCCTACCTCTTCAACCACCAGATGTTCAG GAAGGCCATCAAGGACTCATTTGATAGAGTTATAGATAAATATTACACCTGA
- the LOC123510998 gene encoding protein ABHD18-like isoform X2 has protein sequence MVSRVDQIYRSILLTKFFVRGWGKPENLRRIFAFRKILSNRETCQHLVDKTHPVSITKEVDNGDHTVLEAEFISPFVDQLPGLLPKESETAKFQVVLPKVWRTPHLKPTCLHLAGTGDHGFWRRKMLMAKPLIDDYGIASVILENPFYGCRKPKDQLRSSLHNVSDLFVMGGCLVLESLVIFHWCERQGLGPLGITGISMGGHMASAAATNWHKPLAIVPCLSWTTASQCFTQGVLSGAINWEMLKNQYFSSEVFREELFNMIQSPEGHFPVYHEVGQHFARDFPKSLSHVQQLMDDHKENTPKKEYRQPREQEQESMAPQRVASGGIGLSLSLPKFNIFNAFGLSGSSRQQQKENVLVGYRKAKSQVFRSDFTPVGIRPKQAVNTPEVKFEPYMPVKDALTWEALQFMRGVMDECTHLGNFSIPVDPTLVIIVAAKNDGYMPRNGIIPLTDLWPGSEMRTLKTGHVAAYLFNHQMFRKAIKDSFDRVIDKYYT, from the exons ATGGTGAGCCGGGTAGATCAGATTTACCGGAGTATCCTCCTCACCAAGTTCTTTGTGCGGGGTTGGGGAAAGCCAGAAAACCTTCGAAGGATATTTGCTTTTCGTAAAATCCTTTCCAATCGAGAGACATGCCAGCACCTGGTGGACAAGACTCACCCTGTCTCCATCACCAAG GAGGTGGACAACGGAGACCACACGGTGTTGGAGGCAGAGTTCATATCCCCCTTTGTGGATCAGCTGCCTGGCCTGCTGCCCAAGGAGTCAGAGACAGCCAAGTTCCAGGTAGTGCTGCCCAAGGTGTGGCGCACACCTCACCTCAAGCCTACCTGCCTTCACCTGGCTGGCACTGGGGACCAT GGATTTTGGCGCCGGAAGATGTTGATGGCCAAACCTTTAATAGATGATTATGGCATTGCTTCAGTCATACTAGAAAACCCCTTTTATGGCTGCAGGAAACCGAAGGACCAATT GCGGTCCAGCCTCCACAATGTGTCTGACCTGTTTGTGATGGGAGGGTGTCTGGTGTTAGAGAGTCTGGTCATCTTCCACTGGTGTGAGCGGCAAGGCTTGGGTCCACTTGGCATCACAGGCATATCCATGGGAGGCCAT ATGGCCTCAGCTGCTGCAACCAACTGGCATAAGCCCCTGGCCATCGTGCCCTGCCTCTCTTGGACCACTGCCTCACAGTGCTTCACTCAG GGTGTGCTGAGTGGAGCCATCAATTGGGAAATGTTGAAGAACCAGTACTTCTCCAGTGAGGTGTTCAGAGAGGAGCTGTTCAACATGATTCAGTCTCCAGAAGGG CACTTCCCTGTCTACCATGAGGTTGGACAGCATTTTGCCCGAGATTTCCCCAAGAGCCTATCCCACGTGCAGCAGCTGATGGATGACCACAAGGAGAACACTCCCAAGAAGGAGTACCGTCAGCCCcgggaacaggaacaggagtcTATGGCACCACAGAGAGTGGCTTCAGGGGGAATAGGACTGAGTCTGTCCCTTCCCAAGTTTAACATCTTCAATGCCTTTGGTCTGTCTGGCTCGAGCCGTCAGCAGCAGAAAGAGAATGTTCTGGTGGGCTACCGGAAGGCCAAGTCGCAAGTTTTCCGGTCAGACTTCACCCCTGTGGGCATCAGACCCAAGCAGGCTGTCAACACACCAGAGGTGAAGTTTGAGCCGTACATGCCGGTGAAGGACGCTCTCACCTGGGAAGCTCTGCAGTTCATGCGTGGTGTCATGGACGAGTGTACACACCTGGGTAACTTCAGCATCCCTGTTGATCCCACTCTCGTCATCATCGTGGCAGCTAAGAATGATGG GTACATGCCCCGCAATGGCATCATTCCCCTGACAGACCTGTGGCCAGGGAGTGAGATGAGAACCCTGAAGACTGGACATGTTGCTGCCTACCTCTTCAACCACCAGATGTTCAG GAAGGCCATCAAGGACTCATTTGATAGAGTTATAGATAAATATTACACCTGA
- the LOC123510998 gene encoding protein ABHD18-like isoform X4 — MEVDNGDHTVLEAEFISPFVDQLPGLLPKESETAKFQVVLPKVWRTPHLKPTCLHLAGTGDHGFWRRKMLMAKPLIDDYGIASVILENPFYGCRKPKDQLRSSLHNVSDLFVMGGCLVLESLVIFHWCERQGLGPLGITGISMGGHMASLAATNWPKPLPLVPCLSWTTASGVFTQGVLSGAINWEMLKNQYFSSEVFREELFNMIQSPEGHFPVYHEVGQHFARDFPKSLSHVQQLMDDHKENTPKKEYRQPREQEQESMAPQRVASGGIGLSLSLPKFNIFNAFGLSGSSRQQQKENVLVGYRKAKSQVFRSDFTPVGIRPKQAVNTPEVKFEPYMPVKDALTWEALQFMRGVMDECTHLGNFSIPVDPTLVIIVAAKNDGYMPRNGIIPLTDLWPGSEMRTLKTGHVAAYLFNHQMFRKAIKDSFDRVIDKYYT; from the exons ATG GAGGTGGACAACGGAGACCACACGGTGTTGGAGGCAGAGTTCATATCCCCCTTTGTGGATCAGCTGCCTGGCCTGCTGCCCAAGGAGTCAGAGACAGCCAAGTTCCAGGTAGTGCTGCCCAAGGTGTGGCGCACACCTCACCTCAAGCCTACCTGCCTTCACCTGGCTGGCACTGGGGACCAT GGATTTTGGCGCCGGAAGATGTTGATGGCCAAACCTTTAATAGATGATTATGGCATTGCTTCAGTCATACTAGAAAACCCCTTTTATGGCTGCAGGAAACCGAAGGACCAATT GCGGTCCAGCCTCCACAATGTGTCTGACCTGTTTGTGATGGGAGGGTGTCTGGTGTTAGAGAGTCTGGTCATCTTCCACTGGTGTGAGCGGCAAGGCTTGGGTCCACTTGGCATCACAGGCATATCCATGGGAGGCCAT ATGGCCTCTCTGGCAGCCACCAATTGGCCCAAACCTCTGCCGCTGGTTCCCTGCTTGTCGTGGACCACAGCATCAGGAGTGTTCACCCAG GGTGTGCTGAGTGGAGCCATCAATTGGGAAATGTTGAAGAACCAGTACTTCTCCAGTGAGGTGTTCAGAGAGGAGCTGTTCAACATGATTCAGTCTCCAGAAGGG CACTTCCCTGTCTACCATGAGGTTGGACAGCATTTTGCCCGAGATTTCCCCAAGAGCCTATCCCACGTGCAGCAGCTGATGGATGACCACAAGGAGAACACTCCCAAGAAGGAGTACCGTCAGCCCcgggaacaggaacaggagtcTATGGCACCACAGAGAGTGGCTTCAGGGGGAATAGGACTGAGTCTGTCCCTTCCCAAGTTTAACATCTTCAATGCCTTTGGTCTGTCTGGCTCGAGCCGTCAGCAGCAGAAAGAGAATGTTCTGGTGGGCTACCGGAAGGCCAAGTCGCAAGTTTTCCGGTCAGACTTCACCCCTGTGGGCATCAGACCCAAGCAGGCTGTCAACACACCAGAGGTGAAGTTTGAGCCGTACATGCCGGTGAAGGACGCTCTCACCTGGGAAGCTCTGCAGTTCATGCGTGGTGTCATGGACGAGTGTACACACCTGGGTAACTTCAGCATCCCTGTTGATCCCACTCTCGTCATCATCGTGGCAGCTAAGAATGATGG GTACATGCCCCGCAATGGCATCATTCCCCTGACAGACCTGTGGCCAGGGAGTGAGATGAGAACCCTGAAGACTGGACATGTTGCTGCCTACCTCTTCAACCACCAGATGTTCAG GAAGGCCATCAAGGACTCATTTGATAGAGTTATAGATAAATATTACACCTGA
- the LOC123511002 gene encoding nucleolin-like, which translates to MAKNQVNKSASKQLGNKKTNMKNKKKKKRGQINKNQIVKVQGKKQAIVNVKKNDEKNGITKVSSLKKAEEKETKKQSDIESKENMDQNTQKSRKPKKRKHRNTIKYDPQKMELTPLLNQKTEGRTSHRDERTLYVRFPPSLALRDKSFLEPLVPSAVDIRLPRLSATGTAKFCYMEFETEEEATRIKESMSNIKVEGEAFYADYVGKKSKTYPVKEPKVVDPLRLYVGGLPVGMHVKHLRAAFPTATQVLYKKASRKVTSSHAYLIFASHEDALRAFESSSDLKILAKKVIVMFATYKNITEKNEEQFTTRAKKQKTDVEMEEGSE; encoded by the exons ATGGCAAAGAATCAGGTAAATAAGAGTGCAAGTAAACAATTggggaataagaaaacaaatatgaaaaacaagaaaaagaagaagcgtgGGCAGATTAATAAGAACCAGATCGTGAAGGTTCAAGGCAAAAAACAAGCAATAGTTAATGtcaaaaagaatgatgaaaaaaatggtaTTACAAAGGTGAGCAGTTTAAAGAAGgctgaggaaaaggaaacaaagaaacagtcAGACATAGAGAGTAAAGAGAATATGGATCAAAATACTCAGAAGTCTAGAAAACCAAAGAAacggaaacacagaaacaccatCAAGTACGACCCACAGAAG ATGGAACTCACCCCACTGCTGAACCAAAAGACTGAAGGCAGGACGAGCCACAGGGACGAACGAACTCTTTATGTCCGCTTCCCTCCGTCATTGGCTCTGCGGGACAAGTCTTTCCTGGAGCCCCTGGTGCCTAGTGCTGTGGACATCCGCCTCCCTCGCCTCTCTGCCACCGGCACTGCCAA ATTTTGTTACATGGAGTTTGAAACCGAAGAGGAAGCCACCAGGATAAAGGAAAGTATGTCAAATATCAAGGTTGAGGGTGAAGCTTTTTATGCAGATTATGTTGGCAAAAAATCCAAAACATATCCAGTGAAGGAGCCCAAAGTAGTGGACCCATTGCG GTTGTATGTTGGAGGGCTGCCGGTAGGGATGCATGTAAAACACCTCAGGGCCGCCTTCCCCACAGCAACTCAAGTATTGTACAAGAAAGCCAGTCGCAAAGTTACTTCAAG CCATGCGTATCTCATTTTTGCCTCACATGAAGATGCCCTAAGAGCATTTGAGTCTTCCAGTGATTTGAAGATTCTTGCAAAGAAAGTTATTGTCATGTTTGCCACCTACAAGAACATTactgagaaaaatgaagagcagTTCACCACTAGAGCCAAAAAACAAAAG acagatgtggaaatggaagaaggaagtgagtga
- the LOC123511001 gene encoding neurofilament heavy polypeptide-like, which translates to MPQAKAKKPTTPGKKEEKGEAKKPLQEKKENVPAKGKKEGAAKPAPKKKEPAAKPAAGADAGKGKDKTKKRKLNETKPKAPSTDAKKKKVEKKVQGKAGAAAPKAKKPVKKQLASKVKSQKKRLRRRRPARTGKQEIIVYEGRRYFILPSGKLKAMLDIKLEENDKVTKVDGTFIKKTDVKALEEYKESIKSLPAPTMKRKLKLKLQILRRNMMKDLLKEARVTNKPSLATARDAGREMQILTLFKDTWVRKKSVPRLTIFFRNKTTKIKAARKEKGPKDLTEAEQKTLKRYTTKVLLEENRKLRQALLSKRPSVATKQKSAKPQKKPAKKSAPSKAAPSKAGADKKQKRPAKKAAN; encoded by the exons ATGCCTCAGGCTAAAGCAAAGAAACCCACAACGCccggaaagaaggaggagaagggcgaAGCCAAGAAGCCTCtgcaggagaagaaagagaatgtcCCAGCAAAGGGCAAGAAGGAAGGAGCTGCCAAACCAGCTCCCAAGAAGAAGGAACCTGCTGCCAAGCCAGCTGCTGGTGCCGACGCTGGCAAGGGCAAGGATAAGACCAAGAAGAGGAAGCTGAATGAGACCAAGCCCAAGGCTCCAAGCACTGAtgccaagaagaagaaggtggagaagaaggtgCAGGGCAAGGCAGGAGCTGCCGCCCCTAAGGCCAAGAAGCCCGTCAAGAAACAGCTGGCTTCCAAAGTCAAATCCCAGAAGAAACGCCTGAGGCGCAGGAGGCCCGCCCGCACCGGCAAGCAGGAGATTATTGTCTATGAGGGACGCCGCTATTTCATTCTGCCCAGTGGCAAGTTGAAGGCTATGCTGGATATCAAGCTGGAGGAGAATGACAAGGTCACCAAAGTTGATGGCACTTTCATCAAGAAGACTGACGTCAAGGCCCTTGAGGAGTACAAGGAGTCCATCAAGAGCCTGCCAGCACCCACA ATGAAGAGGAAGCTGAAGCTGAAGCTGCAGATCCTGAGGAGAAACATGATGAAGGACCTGCTGAAGGAAGCCCGAGTCACCAACAAGCCCAGCCTTGCCACAGCCAGGGACGCCGGCCGCGAGATGCAAATCCTGACTCTCTTCAAGGACACCTGGGTGAGGAAGAAGTCTGTGCCCCGCCTGACAATTTTCTTCCGCAACAAGACCACCAAGATCAAGGCTGCCAGGAAGGAGAAGGGCCCCAAGGATTTGACTGAGGCAGAGCAGAAGACCCTCAAAAGGTACACAACCAAGGTCCTGCTGGAAGAGAACCGTAAACTCAGACAGGCTCTCCTCAGCAAGAGACCGAGTGTAGCAACGAAGCAGAAGTCTGCTAAGCCACAGAAGAAGCCTGCCAAGAAGTCCGCGCCAAGCAAGGCTGCCCCCA GCAAAGCTGGTGCTGACAAGAAGCAGAAGCGCCCCGCCAAGAAGGCTGCCAACTAA